The DNA sequence TACCTCGTTAAATTGTTTCCTAAAACAAAAATAGGCTGAGATTAAAAGCTTTAACCTCAACCTATCATCCTTTTTATTAGTTTGACTGTGAAACACCGTACTTACGGTTGAACATATCAATTCTACCACGAGCCTTAGCTGCCTTCTGCTGGCCTGTATAGAATGAATGACACTTTGAGCAAATTTCTACATGAATTTCTTCTTTTGTAGAACCTGTAACAAATTCGTTTCCGCAGTTACATACAACCTTTGCCTGATAATAATTTGGATGTATTCCTTCTCTCATTTAATCTCACCTCTTTATTATATTATTGATATATGAGAATAGGCCATCAGCCTCACTTCTTCATAAAACACAGCTTTTGTATTC is a window from the Lachnospiraceae bacterium GAM79 genome containing:
- the rpmE gene encoding 50S ribosomal protein L31 codes for the protein MREGIHPNYYQAKVVCNCGNEFVTGSTKEEIHVEICSKCHSFYTGQQKAAKARGRIDMFNRKYGVSQSN